Genomic DNA from Niallia circulans:
ATTCATTCTCTTTTTTTATGCCCTTTTCTTACTTAACGTAAACCACATTTTAAAAAAATAAGTAAAATATCTATTTTGAAAAAAAGTGGTTTACAAAAATGGAAATGGAGGATATAATTGCCAATGTAAAAACTAATTCTAAAGGAGGTTGAATGTTATGAAAAACGTATTAATGCAATCAGTGAGCAATATGACAACATTATATGGATTATGCACGAATTCAACCGCTGAGGAATGGAAATTCTAGTTTTTCTAAAATTACCTATTCAACCGCAGGCGAGTCGTGTCCTGCGGTTTTTATATGTCTTCTTTTAGAAGAAATATATCGCAGGGGCTTTCGACCTGCGGTTTTTTTGTGCCTTTTTAATTAAAATATCCCATTTTAGTTAATAATTGGTAATAGATGATGAAAGGAGGTGATATAATGACGCTTAATATTCTATTTATGACCATAACGATTAAAAGGAAGCAACAAACGTATGAGCAATTCATGCATGATCAGCTTACGGAACAAATAATCGAAGAAAGTAAACATAAGCAAGTAAGCTTAGGAGACTTTACAAGAAATACGTTTTAAGAGGAGTATGTTTTTACGAAAAAAGGGGGTGAAATATATGACACTGAATCTACTGTTCTTTACAGTTATTATCCGTAAACGAAAAACCAGCACAAAAGAATATTTACATCAGCAAAGAATTGAAAAATTAATGGATGAGCATAAAAACAGGCAAATCACGCATCAGCGTTTACTGTAATCTGCCAGTAAAAAATAAAAAGAAAGGTGTGAAGAATCATGATTATCATTTTGCAAAGACGTCAATCAATCCTGTGGGTGGAGAAGGATTCCACCTAACGAAATGAAGGGCTAGTGAGAATGCTATGCATATGTTTATATTGCTGCTGTCAGTTGAATGCAAATGGTGGGTGGAGACAATTAGGAAAACAATGTCTCGGTAATGAAAAAAGCTCATGCATCGTTTGATGCATGAGCTCCTAATTATCTCACTTTATATTTGTATTCAAGAAGATGCTGCAAATCATCTCTTTGTTCTAGCAATTTTTCGCCGATGTTTGTTTCCATTACTCTTTTTCGTTGCAGTTCACGATCAACGACTCTTTTGACAGATAAGACATCTGTTCCTGTTTGAAGAACATCCTCTTTGCTAATAAAGCGTTTATGGGCTACAAGCTGCATTCCGTATGAGTTATAGAGAAGCGTATAGCCCGCAATGCCAGTTTTCGACTGATAAGCCTTTGAGAAGCCACCGTCAATAACAATCATTTTGCCGTTCGCCTTAATCGGATTTTCTCCATTAATTTCTTCTACA
This window encodes:
- a CDS encoding YrzI family small protein; amino-acid sequence: MTLNILFMTITIKRKQQTYEQFMHDQLTEQIIEESKHKQVSLGDFTRNTF
- a CDS encoding YrzI family small protein, whose protein sequence is MTLNLLFFTVIIRKRKTSTKEYLHQQRIEKLMDEHKNRQITHQRLL